One segment of Acidovorax sp. DW039 DNA contains the following:
- a CDS encoding IclR family transcriptional regulator, which produces MEAASTATGGVPRVFAVIRALSAVQAEGGRVTQLARAVGLTQGTTHRLLQSLVAEGMVEQDERSKLYRLSMDFFALAAKAGNPGDLRTLCRPVLLRLCASLGDSIFLLVRSGFDAVCLDRAEGPFPIRSFTGDIGGRVALGVGQGALAILAFLPESEREEVIRFNLSRVREYGVFDEVYLRTEIERVRQLGYAGRNTGLLEGMAGVAVPICDREGRAVAALSVGTISARLNEDRLPTVVELLKREAASVGPKINPFDATLRRPAQSLAGGAQGVAIGANVE; this is translated from the coding sequence ATGGAAGCAGCATCCACAGCCACCGGGGGCGTACCCCGCGTCTTCGCCGTCATCCGGGCACTGTCTGCGGTGCAGGCAGAAGGGGGGCGAGTCACCCAATTGGCGCGCGCCGTGGGTCTGACGCAGGGCACCACGCACCGTTTGCTGCAGTCTCTGGTGGCTGAAGGCATGGTGGAGCAGGACGAGCGCAGCAAGCTCTACCGGCTGAGCATGGATTTCTTCGCCCTGGCGGCCAAAGCGGGCAACCCTGGCGACCTGCGCACCCTGTGCCGCCCGGTGCTGCTGCGCCTGTGCGCCAGCCTGGGGGACAGCATCTTTTTATTGGTGCGCAGCGGCTTTGACGCGGTGTGTCTGGACCGTGCCGAGGGGCCGTTTCCTATCCGCTCTTTCACGGGCGACATTGGTGGCCGGGTGGCGCTTGGCGTGGGGCAGGGGGCGCTGGCCATCCTGGCGTTTTTGCCCGAGTCTGAACGCGAAGAGGTGATCCGTTTCAACCTCTCCCGTGTGCGGGAGTACGGCGTGTTCGATGAGGTGTACCTGCGCACCGAAATCGAACGCGTGCGCCAGCTGGGCTACGCGGGCCGCAACACTGGCTTGCTCGAAGGCATGGCCGGTGTGGCCGTGCCTATCTGCGACCGCGAAGGCCGCGCCGTGGCGGCCCTGAGCGTGGGCACCATCTCTGCACGCCTCAACGAAGACCGGCTGCCCACCGTGGTCGAACTGCTCAAGCGCGAGGCAGCATCGGTGGGGCCGAAGATCAACCCGTTTGATGCAACGCTGCGTCGGCCTGCGCAGAGCTTGGCGGGTGGGGCGCAAGGGGTGGCCATTGGTGCGAACGTGGAGTGA
- a CDS encoding (2Fe-2S)-binding protein, which produces MTVNTALLHRVAEKDRAPVPFMLDGEPATALEGDTVLTAILTHRAQLRRNEFSHEPRAGFCLMGACQDCWVMTATGERLRSCATFIQAGMQLTTGAPA; this is translated from the coding sequence ATGACTGTGAATACCGCCCTGCTCCACCGCGTGGCAGAAAAAGACCGCGCACCCGTGCCCTTCATGCTCGATGGCGAACCCGCCACCGCACTCGAAGGCGACACGGTGCTGACGGCCATCCTCACCCATCGCGCCCAGTTGCGCCGCAACGAGTTCAGCCATGAGCCGCGTGCAGGCTTTTGCCTGATGGGCGCGTGCCAGGACTGCTGGGTGATGACCGCCACGGGCGAACGCCTGCGGTCTTGCGCCACCTTCATCCAGGCAGGCATGCAGCTGACCACCGGAGCGCCCGCATGA
- a CDS encoding DUF2625 domain-containing protein: MRLLDELLEVVEPALPLVKDWAANAELSVEILPPSPNCGDVLVELQVTTRSVLGAIAYGTGGILVDGGWLRMLGSGHPKLTRNIAMWNTGRSNGFCLVADDVVGGFFALNGGAFGDDLGLVYYLAPDTLEWENLGVGHAAFTQWAFTKKLHTFYAGMRWSGWEDDVGNLPGDQCFNFYPFLWSQQGSAQTSSRRPIPVDEQYAFNTASRQ, encoded by the coding sequence TTGCGTTTATTAGATGAGCTTTTGGAAGTCGTCGAGCCAGCTTTGCCCTTGGTTAAGGACTGGGCTGCAAATGCTGAACTCTCGGTCGAGATACTGCCTCCTTCCCCGAACTGCGGTGATGTTCTCGTTGAGTTGCAAGTGACCACTCGGTCGGTCCTTGGGGCCATCGCCTATGGGACGGGCGGCATCCTAGTGGACGGAGGATGGCTCAGAATGCTCGGCTCTGGGCATCCAAAGCTAACCCGCAACATAGCGATGTGGAACACCGGGAGGTCTAACGGGTTTTGTCTTGTGGCTGACGATGTTGTTGGTGGTTTTTTCGCGCTAAACGGCGGAGCATTCGGTGACGACCTCGGTTTGGTGTACTACCTCGCGCCTGACACGCTGGAATGGGAAAACTTAGGGGTCGGCCATGCGGCATTCACGCAGTGGGCATTCACCAAGAAGCTCCACACCTTCTACGCTGGAATGCGATGGTCTGGCTGGGAAGACGATGTCGGGAATCTACCTGGAGACCAGTGCTTCAACTTCTACCCGTTCTTGTGGAGTCAGCAGGGGTCGGCACAGACCAGTTCTAGACGGCCGATTCCTGTGGACGAGCAGTATGCTTTCAACACCGCATCGAGGCAGTGA
- a CDS encoding ABC transporter permease — protein sequence MNASSTPLMRRALPWWLSGPALLLFTVLLLVPLALTAVLSFNAFDPATGVKAGEFTLEHYAHVFTDSYYHAIFWRTFWIAGLVTLICVLIGAPEAYILSRMGNPWRSILLLVVLAPLLVSVVVRAFGWSMLLGPEGLVNGLFGLMGFGPVKMLYTEIAVVIALVHVMLPFMVIPVWTSLQKLDPGVENAALSLQASPFTTLRRIVLPQVLPGILSGSLIVFGLAASSFAIPGLLGGRRLKMVATVVYDEYLHELNWPLGAAIALTLLVANLVVMLSYNRLVEGRYKKALG from the coding sequence ATGAACGCGTCTTCCACCCCGCTGATGCGGCGAGCGCTGCCCTGGTGGCTGTCCGGCCCCGCGCTGCTGCTGTTCACGGTGCTGCTGCTGGTGCCGCTGGCACTCACGGCGGTGCTGTCGTTCAATGCCTTTGACCCGGCCACCGGAGTGAAGGCGGGCGAGTTCACGCTGGAGCATTACGCCCATGTGTTCACCGATTCGTACTACCACGCCATCTTCTGGCGCACGTTCTGGATTGCGGGCCTGGTCACACTGATCTGCGTGCTGATTGGCGCGCCCGAGGCCTACATCCTGAGCCGTATGGGCAACCCGTGGCGCTCCATCTTGCTGCTGGTGGTACTGGCGCCGCTGCTGGTGTCCGTAGTGGTGCGCGCCTTTGGCTGGAGCATGCTGCTGGGGCCGGAAGGGCTGGTCAACGGCCTGTTCGGGCTGATGGGTTTTGGGCCCGTGAAGATGCTCTACACCGAGATCGCAGTAGTCATCGCCCTGGTGCATGTGATGCTGCCCTTCATGGTGATTCCCGTGTGGACCTCGCTGCAAAAGCTGGACCCTGGCGTGGAAAACGCGGCCCTGTCGCTACAGGCCAGCCCCTTCACCACGCTGCGGCGCATTGTGTTGCCGCAGGTGCTGCCGGGCATATTGTCGGGCAGCCTGATCGTGTTTGGGCTGGCGGCCAGCTCGTTCGCCATTCCCGGCCTGCTGGGCGGGCGGCGGCTGAAGATGGTGGCCACGGTGGTGTACGACGAGTACCTGCACGAGCTGAACTGGCCCCTGGGCGCAGCGATTGCGCTGACGTTGCTGGTAGCGAATCTCGTGGTCATGCTGAGCTACAACCGGCTGGTTGAGGGCCGGTACAAGAAAGCGTTGGGCTGA
- a CDS encoding FAD-binding oxidoreductase: MSAVQSGPIVIIGGGVIGSAIAYFLTLQQPGCEVIVVERDPTYARASSALSASSIRQQFSTDINIQISAFGIGFLRNVGTLLACHGDVPDIGLHEGGYLYLATQAGEATLRENHALQKQHGADVALLGPQPLAERFPWLALQDVVLGSLGLSGEGWFDGYLLLTALRKKAQSQGVRYVADQAVGLVTAASDGVLHVNAVRLQSGAVLPCRYAVNAGGPWAAAIAGWAGIDLPVVGKRRTVFNLASPAALPGCPLLIDTSGIWLRPEGKGFICGFAPDADDDADFAPLEPEYAAFEDRIWPTLAERIPGFEALRMQGAWAGYYEMNTFDHNAIVGLHPACDNLVFANGFSGHGLQQCPAVGRGVAEFLLTGSYQSLDLSPLSIERIARNAPLLEKNVI; this comes from the coding sequence ATGTCTGCAGTCCAGAGCGGGCCCATCGTCATCATTGGCGGTGGCGTCATAGGCAGCGCCATTGCGTACTTTCTCACCCTGCAGCAGCCGGGCTGCGAGGTGATAGTGGTTGAACGCGACCCGACGTACGCCCGTGCCTCCTCGGCCCTGTCGGCCAGCTCCATTCGTCAGCAGTTTTCTACTGACATCAACATCCAGATATCGGCGTTTGGCATCGGCTTTCTGCGCAACGTGGGCACGCTGTTGGCTTGCCATGGCGATGTGCCCGACATTGGCCTGCATGAAGGCGGCTACCTGTACTTGGCCACCCAGGCGGGCGAAGCCACGCTGCGCGAGAACCACGCGCTGCAAAAGCAGCATGGCGCCGATGTGGCGCTGCTGGGCCCGCAGCCACTGGCCGAGCGCTTTCCGTGGCTGGCGCTGCAGGATGTGGTGCTGGGCTCGCTGGGCCTGTCGGGCGAGGGCTGGTTTGATGGCTACCTGCTGCTGACGGCGCTGCGCAAAAAGGCGCAGAGCCAGGGTGTGCGCTACGTGGCCGATCAGGCCGTGGGGCTGGTTACGGCGGCCAGCGATGGCGTGCTGCACGTGAACGCGGTGCGCCTGCAAAGCGGTGCCGTGCTGCCATGCCGTTATGCGGTCAATGCCGGTGGCCCCTGGGCTGCTGCGATTGCGGGCTGGGCGGGCATTGATCTGCCTGTGGTGGGCAAGCGCCGCACGGTGTTCAACCTGGCCAGCCCCGCCGCGCTGCCGGGCTGCCCCCTGCTCATCGACACCAGTGGCATCTGGCTGCGGCCCGAGGGCAAAGGCTTCATCTGTGGCTTTGCGCCTGACGCCGACGACGACGCCGACTTTGCCCCGCTGGAGCCCGAGTACGCCGCGTTCGAGGACCGCATCTGGCCCACGCTGGCAGAGCGCATCCCCGGCTTTGAGGCACTGCGCATGCAGGGGGCCTGGGCTGGTTACTACGAGATGAACACCTTTGACCACAACGCCATCGTGGGCCTGCACCCGGCGTGCGACAACCTGGTGTTTGCCAACGGCTTTTCGGGCCACGGCCTGCAGCAGTGCCCAGCCGTGGGCCGGGGCGTCGCCGAGTTTTTGCTCACCGGCAGCTACCAGAGCCTGGACCTGTCACCGCTGTCCATCGAACGCATTGCGCGCAATGCGCCGCTGCTCGAAAAGAACGTGATTTGA
- a CDS encoding YnfA family protein: MDFLKTFGLFVATALAEIVGCYLPYLWLRQGKSAWLLLPAAACLAAFAWLLTLHPTASGRVYAAYGGVYISVAMVWLMLVDKVRPSMTDWVGVAVSLLGMTIIMLGRRVG; the protein is encoded by the coding sequence ATGGACTTCCTCAAAACCTTCGGGCTGTTTGTGGCCACGGCACTGGCAGAAATCGTGGGCTGCTATCTGCCCTACCTCTGGCTGCGCCAGGGCAAATCTGCTTGGCTGCTGTTACCCGCCGCGGCCTGTCTTGCGGCGTTTGCCTGGCTGCTCACTTTGCATCCCACTGCTTCGGGTCGGGTGTATGCGGCCTATGGCGGCGTGTACATCTCTGTGGCCATGGTGTGGCTGATGCTGGTGGACAAAGTCAGGCCCAGCATGACGGACTGGGTGGGTGTGGCTGTGAGCCTGCTGGGCATGACCATCATCATGCTGGGCCGCCGGGTGGGCTGA
- a CDS encoding ABC transporter permease has product MQKNGPLALAFNALVITFMLAPLLVVCIVAFTPHNTLTLPTTEFSLRWFKAVFEHPDFVQSFWNSLWLALASATLATVLAVPAGIAITRYDFAGRGFLNGLFLSPLIIPHLVLGVALLRLFALLGGTGSFGWLVFAHALIVTPYTLRLVVAALVGFDRSAEHAALSLGASQATVFTRITLPMILPGVTGGWMLAFINSFDEVTMSIFVTSPSTVTLPVRMYMYATESIDPLMAAVSALMVGLTAFAMVLLDRVYGLDRVLVGKK; this is encoded by the coding sequence ATGCAGAAGAACGGACCTTTGGCCCTCGCGTTCAACGCGCTGGTCATCACCTTCATGCTCGCCCCGCTGCTGGTGGTGTGCATCGTGGCGTTCACGCCGCACAACACGCTGACGCTGCCCACCACCGAGTTCTCACTGCGCTGGTTCAAAGCGGTGTTTGAGCACCCGGACTTTGTGCAGTCGTTCTGGAACAGCCTGTGGCTGGCGCTGGCATCGGCCACGCTGGCCACGGTGCTGGCCGTGCCTGCGGGCATTGCCATCACACGCTACGACTTTGCGGGGCGCGGCTTTTTGAATGGACTGTTCCTGTCACCGCTGATCATTCCGCACCTGGTGCTGGGCGTGGCCCTGCTGCGCCTGTTTGCGCTGCTGGGCGGCACGGGCAGCTTTGGCTGGCTGGTGTTTGCGCATGCGCTCATCGTCACACCCTACACGCTGCGGCTGGTGGTGGCGGCCCTGGTGGGCTTTGACCGCAGTGCCGAGCACGCCGCCCTGTCGCTGGGTGCGAGCCAGGCCACGGTGTTTACACGCATCACTCTGCCAATGATCCTGCCCGGCGTCACAGGCGGGTGGATGCTGGCCTTCATCAACAGCTTTGACGAAGTGACCATGTCGATCTTTGTCACCTCGCCCAGCACCGTGACGCTGCCGGTGCGCATGTACATGTACGCCACCGAATCCATTGACCCGCTGATGGCAGCGGTGTCTGCGTTGATGGTGGGCCTGACCGCCTTCGCCATGGTGCTGCTGGACCGCGTGTATGGGCTGGACCGCGTTTTGGTGGGCAAGAAGTAA
- a CDS encoding ABC transporter ATP-binding protein, producing MSFLKLTDVTKFYGSTCAVQSMNLTVQKGEFVSLLGPSGCGKTTTLQMVAGFEAVTSGRIELDGKDITHAKANTRGLGIVFQSYALFPHMTVAANVSFGLEMRKVPKAERAERVAQALALVHLEKHATRYPRELSGGQRQRVALARALVIEPPVLLLDEPLSNLDAKLREEMQFELRQIQRKVGTTTIMVTHDQSEAMSISDRVVVMEAGRATQIDHPHRVYEHPRTRFISTFVGKANLLPGKVTHASGTHTHVAVGGLEVEVNGPRFRPGAAVLLSVRPEKLQLVPSVQGRLDGEVCERFFLGSQWLYRIGTAAGDLMALTPNDGRTALAEGERTGVDWPDHCMRLLPADETALAELEAEEASAEVTS from the coding sequence ATGTCGTTTCTCAAGCTCACGGACGTGACCAAGTTCTATGGCAGCACCTGCGCGGTGCAGTCCATGAACCTCACGGTGCAAAAGGGTGAATTTGTGTCGTTGCTGGGCCCCTCGGGCTGCGGCAAGACGACCACGCTGCAAATGGTGGCGGGGTTTGAGGCCGTGACCAGCGGGCGCATCGAGCTCGATGGCAAGGACATCACCCACGCCAAGGCCAACACGCGCGGGCTGGGCATCGTGTTCCAGAGCTATGCGCTCTTCCCGCACATGACGGTGGCGGCCAACGTGAGCTTTGGGCTGGAAATGCGCAAGGTGCCCAAGGCCGAGCGCGCCGAGCGCGTGGCCCAGGCCCTGGCCTTGGTGCACCTGGAAAAGCACGCCACGCGCTACCCCCGCGAGCTGTCCGGCGGCCAGCGCCAGCGGGTGGCCCTGGCCCGTGCGCTGGTGATTGAGCCACCCGTGCTGCTGCTGGACGAGCCCCTGTCCAACCTCGACGCCAAGCTGCGCGAGGAGATGCAGTTCGAGCTGCGGCAGATTCAGCGCAAGGTGGGCACCACCACCATCATGGTCACACACGACCAGAGCGAGGCCATGTCCATCAGCGACCGCGTGGTGGTGATGGAAGCAGGCCGCGCCACACAGATTGACCACCCGCACCGCGTGTACGAGCATCCGCGCACGCGCTTCATCTCCACCTTTGTGGGCAAGGCCAACCTGCTGCCAGGCAAGGTGACGCATGCCAGCGGCACCCACACGCATGTGGCTGTGGGCGGGCTGGAGGTGGAAGTCAACGGCCCCCGTTTTCGGCCCGGTGCCGCGGTGCTGCTGAGTGTGCGGCCCGAAAAGCTGCAACTGGTGCCTTCGGTACAAGGCAGGCTGGATGGAGAGGTGTGCGAGCGCTTCTTTCTGGGCAGCCAATGGCTTTATCGCATTGGCACCGCTGCAGGCGACCTGATGGCACTCACCCCCAACGATGGCCGCACCGCACTGGCCGAGGGTGAACGCACAGGCGTGGACTGGCCCGACCACTGCATGCGCCTGCTGCCCGCTGACGAGACCGCACTGGCCGAGCTGGAGGCCGAGGAAGCCAGCGCCGAGGTCACGTCATGA
- a CDS encoding EAL domain-containing protein, translating into MNPPVLANPSFPIGFEPLAGTRADCDACGNAERVGFAFEFAYQPIVDVHTHQVFAHEALVRGPQGESAAHVLAQVNELNRYRFDQACRVKAIKGAKELGMAEHLSINFLPNAIYKPELCIRTTLEAARVHGFPLDRIIFEVTEGERIEDGPWFAQILREYKRCGFKTAIDDFGAGFAGLKLLSDFQPDIVKIDMDLVRHVDTSRPRQAIVRNLARLCEEMGITVIAEGIETPAERDFVADCGIRLMQGYLFARPAFRAIAPLNRGALIALE; encoded by the coding sequence ATGAACCCACCCGTGCTTGCCAACCCTTCATTCCCCATCGGTTTTGAGCCCTTGGCGGGCACCCGTGCCGATTGCGATGCCTGTGGCAATGCCGAGCGCGTGGGCTTTGCCTTTGAGTTTGCCTACCAGCCCATTGTGGATGTGCACACGCACCAGGTGTTTGCCCATGAAGCACTGGTGCGCGGACCGCAGGGGGAGAGCGCGGCCCATGTGCTGGCGCAGGTCAATGAACTCAACCGCTACCGGTTCGATCAGGCGTGCCGGGTCAAGGCCATCAAGGGGGCCAAGGAGTTGGGCATGGCCGAGCACCTGTCCATCAACTTTCTGCCCAACGCCATCTACAAACCCGAGCTGTGCATTCGCACCACGCTGGAGGCTGCCCGGGTGCACGGCTTTCCGCTGGACCGCATCATCTTTGAGGTGACCGAGGGCGAGCGCATTGAAGATGGCCCCTGGTTTGCCCAGATCCTGCGGGAGTACAAGCGCTGCGGCTTCAAGACAGCCATCGACGACTTCGGGGCGGGTTTTGCGGGGCTCAAGCTGCTGTCAGATTTTCAGCCCGACATCGTGAAGATCGACATGGATCTGGTGCGCCATGTGGACACCAGCCGCCCCCGGCAGGCCATCGTGCGAAACCTGGCGCGGCTGTGCGAAGAGATGGGAATCACCGTGATTGCCGAAGGCATTGAGACGCCTGCGGAGCGGGATTTTGTGGCGGACTGCGGCATCCGCTTGATGCAGGGGTATCTGTTTGCGCGGCCTGCCTTCCGGGCTATTGCACCGTTGAACCGAGGGGCGCTTATCGCTCTTGAGTGA
- a CDS encoding aldehyde dehydrogenase family protein gives MSDTSIASSVVPEVHALLQRLGVPASAYQGGDLAVRSPLTGEVVAHVPQHTPAQAREAIGRAHAAFAAWRNVPAPRRGELIRLLGEELRAAKVDLGRLVTLEAGKIPSEGLGEVQEMIDICDFAVGLSRQLYGLTIATERAGHRMMETWHPLGVCGVISAFNFPVAVWSWNAALAVVCGDPVVWKPSEKTPLTALATHAIAQRALARFGSDAPAGLLELIIGQRDIGEVLVDDARVPVLSATGSTAMGRAVGPRLAARFARAILELGGNNAAIVAPSADLDLALRGIAFAAMGTAGQRCTTLRRLFVHESVYDQLVPQLIKVYGNVQVGDPRTDGTLVGPLIDRMAFDGMQKALEQSRALGAKVHGGARVEGLGGPDAYYVRPALVELAKHEGPALHETFAPILYVTRYSTLDEAIAMNNAVGAGLSSSIFTLNMREAEQFVSASGSDCGIANVNIGPSGAEIGGAFGGEKETGGGREAGSDSWKAYMRRATNTVNYSTALPLAQGVKFDV, from the coding sequence ATGTCTGACACCTCCATTGCTTCCAGCGTTGTTCCTGAAGTCCATGCCCTGCTGCAGCGCCTGGGCGTGCCCGCCTCTGCCTACCAGGGGGGCGACTTGGCTGTGCGCTCCCCCCTCACGGGCGAAGTGGTGGCCCATGTGCCTCAGCACACGCCTGCACAGGCCCGCGAAGCCATTGGCCGTGCCCACGCGGCGTTTGCGGCGTGGCGCAATGTACCCGCGCCACGCCGGGGCGAGTTGATTCGCCTGCTGGGCGAAGAGCTGCGCGCCGCCAAGGTCGACCTAGGCCGCCTGGTGACCTTGGAAGCGGGCAAGATCCCGTCCGAAGGCCTAGGCGAGGTGCAGGAGATGATCGACATCTGCGACTTTGCCGTGGGCCTGTCGCGCCAGCTGTACGGCCTGACGATTGCCACCGAGCGCGCTGGTCACCGCATGATGGAAACTTGGCACCCGCTGGGTGTGTGCGGCGTCATCTCGGCCTTCAACTTCCCGGTGGCCGTATGGTCGTGGAACGCCGCGCTGGCTGTGGTGTGTGGCGACCCGGTGGTGTGGAAGCCGTCTGAAAAGACCCCGCTCACGGCCTTGGCCACGCACGCCATTGCCCAGCGCGCACTGGCTCGCTTTGGATCGGATGCACCCGCGGGCCTGCTGGAGCTGATCATCGGCCAGCGCGACATTGGCGAGGTGCTGGTGGACGACGCCCGCGTGCCCGTTCTGTCGGCCACCGGCTCCACCGCCATGGGCCGCGCCGTGGGCCCGCGCCTGGCAGCCCGCTTTGCCCGTGCCATTCTGGAGCTGGGTGGCAACAACGCTGCCATCGTTGCACCTTCTGCAGACCTGGACCTGGCCCTGCGCGGCATTGCCTTTGCGGCCATGGGAACAGCAGGCCAGCGCTGCACCACGCTGCGCCGCCTGTTTGTGCATGAAAGCGTGTACGACCAGCTCGTGCCCCAGCTCATCAAGGTGTACGGCAACGTGCAGGTGGGCGACCCGCGCACCGATGGCACGCTGGTAGGCCCGCTGATTGACCGCATGGCGTTTGACGGCATGCAAAAGGCGCTGGAGCAAAGCCGCGCGCTGGGTGCCAAGGTGCACGGCGGTGCCCGCGTGGAAGGCCTGGGCGGCCCCGATGCGTACTACGTGCGCCCCGCGCTGGTGGAACTGGCAAAGCACGAAGGCCCCGCGCTGCATGAAACCTTTGCGCCCATCCTGTACGTCACCCGCTACAGCACACTGGACGAAGCCATTGCCATGAACAACGCCGTGGGCGCAGGCCTGTCGTCGTCCATCTTCACGCTGAACATGCGTGAGGCCGAGCAGTTCGTGTCGGCCTCAGGCTCGGACTGCGGCATTGCCAACGTCAACATTGGCCCCAGCGGTGCCGAGATTGGCGGTGCGTTTGGTGGCGAGAAGGAAACCGGCGGTGGCCGCGAGGCGGGTTCTGACAGCTGGAAGGCCTACATGCGCCGCGCGACCAACACGGTGAACTATTCGACCGCGTTGCCCCTGGCACAAGGCGTCAAATTCGACGTTTAA
- a CDS encoding LysR family transcriptional regulator translates to MFRKTFLPPIADLLAFEAAARHTSISRAAQELHLTQSAVSRQIRQLEEQLGMALFHRVRQRIVLTDAGRVYAADVRAALQQLSASTQKAMAFSHAEGLLNLAVLPTLGTRWLIPRLSRFMAQHPQITVNFSARTEPFEFAGTPFDAAIHFGAPTWPGAVCEFLMREEVVPVASPAYRDQHQIHTAQDLARVVLLQQSTRPTQWAEWFEHVGAPTTMALRGPRSEHFAMIAQAAVSNLGAALLPRFLIEQELAAGTLVELLPDTVTSPDAYYLVYPEARAQTPLVKAFRDWLVSECQHME, encoded by the coding sequence ATGTTCCGCAAGACCTTCCTGCCCCCCATCGCTGACCTGCTGGCCTTTGAAGCGGCAGCGCGCCACACCAGCATCTCGCGCGCCGCGCAGGAGCTGCACCTGACGCAAAGCGCGGTGTCGCGCCAGATCCGGCAACTGGAGGAGCAACTGGGCATGGCCCTGTTTCACCGCGTGCGCCAGCGCATCGTGCTCACCGATGCAGGCCGGGTGTATGCGGCCGATGTGCGCGCCGCGTTGCAGCAGCTCTCGGCCAGCACACAAAAGGCCATGGCGTTTTCGCATGCCGAAGGGCTGCTCAACCTGGCCGTTCTGCCCACGCTGGGCACGCGCTGGCTCATACCGCGCCTGAGCCGCTTCATGGCCCAGCACCCACAGATCACGGTGAACTTTTCAGCCCGCACCGAGCCGTTCGAGTTTGCGGGCACCCCTTTTGACGCGGCCATTCACTTTGGCGCACCCACCTGGCCCGGAGCGGTGTGCGAATTTTTGATGCGCGAAGAGGTCGTGCCAGTCGCCAGCCCCGCCTACCGCGATCAGCACCAGATCCACACGGCGCAAGACCTGGCGCGCGTGGTGCTGCTGCAGCAAAGCACCCGCCCGACCCAGTGGGCCGAATGGTTTGAGCATGTGGGCGCACCCACCACCATGGCACTGCGCGGCCCGCGTTCGGAACATTTCGCCATGATTGCGCAGGCTGCCGTGTCAAACCTTGGCGCTGCGCTGCTGCCGCGCTTTCTGATCGAGCAGGAACTGGCCGCCGGAACCCTGGTGGAGCTGCTGCCCGACACCGTGACCAGCCCCGATGCCTACTACCTTGTCTACCCCGAAGCTCGCGCCCAGACGCCCCTGGTCAAGGCGTTCAGAGACTGGCTGGTGTCCGAGTGCCAGCACATGGAATAA